A single genomic interval of Primulina huaijiensis isolate GDHJ02 chromosome 7, ASM1229523v2, whole genome shotgun sequence harbors:
- the LOC140981669 gene encoding uncharacterized protein: protein MTKMQNRGINITYYKAWKGKELALNKLRGDPDESFHMLPSYLNMVKQVNPGSITHLVVDDSNRFRYMFLAYGACISGYKFMRKVVAVDGTFLKGKYNGVLLVATAQDGEFHQFPIAWGVVDSEIVESWTWFMLRYPQVAKYLEEHTSPDKWSRSHCPRTRYNIMTTNGVESINSRLRAERDLPIVSLLDALQKLTSCWFSRYRNAAEASTTIETPAVESILRERFNDTQKNHVYELNSLQYHVYTQDDHETIDFATNSCRCRVYDFDRIPCSHAIAASYAAKLSIYDLCSEYYTTRTRMLAYSCTIYPVPQCSEWTMTTGPLERKLLPLNVKRKRGRRKMNRNPSIEKRKWVLLLEIAKERTWCRENSDNMG from the exons ATGACGAAGATGCAAAATAGGGGtattaatatcacatattaCAAGGCTTGGAAAGGTAAAGAACTTGCACTTAATAAGCTAAGAGGTGATCCTGATGAGAGTTTCCATATGTTGCCTTCATATTTGAACATGGTCAAGCAGGTAAATCCAGGTAGTATCACACATCTCGTTGTTGATGATAGCAATAGGTTTAGATACATGTTCTTAGCATATGGTGCTTGTATAAGTGGATATAAATTCATGCGAAAAGTAGTTGCAGTTGATGGCACTTTTCTAAAGGGCAAGTACAATGGTGTTTTGCTTGTTGCTACAGCACAAGATGGTGAATTTCACCAATTTCCTATTGCATGGGGTGTTGTCGACTCCGAGATCGTGGAGTCATGGACATGGTTTATGTTGAG GTACCCACAAGTTGCAAAATATTTGGAAGAGCACACTTCTCCAGACAAGTGGTCTAGATCTCATTGCCCAAGAACACGATACAATATAATGACAACCAATGGAGTGGAGTCAATAAATTCTAGATTGCGTGCTGAAAGGGATCTTCCAATTGTTTCATTGTTAGATGCACTTCAAAAACTGACTTCATGTTGGTTTAGCCGATATCGTAATGCCGCGGAAGCATCTACGACTATAGAAACTCCGGCCGTTGAGTCAATTCTTCGTGAAAGGTTCAATGATACTCAAAAAAATCACGTCTATGAATTAAATAGCTTGCAGTATCATGTTTACACCCAAGATGACCATGAAACTATTGATTTTGCAACTAATTCATGTAGGTGTAGAGTTTATGATTTCGATAGAATTCCATGTTCGCATGCCATTGCAGCTAGCTATGCAGCAAAATTGAGCATTTATGACTTGTGCTCGGAGTATTATACTACTCGTACACGGATGCTTGCTTACTCTTGTACTATATATCCTGTGCCTCAATGTAGCGAATGGACGATGACAACCGGTCCATTGGAACGAAAGTTGCTGCCACTTAATGTGAAAAGAAAGCGCGGAAGGAGAAAAATGAACAGAAATCCATCTATTG AAAAGAGAAAATGGGTCTTGCTGTTAGAAATTGCAAAGGAGAGAACATGGTGTAGAGAGAATAGTGATAATATGGGTTAG
- the LOC140980070 gene encoding tRNA (guanine(37)-N(1))-methyltransferase 1-like isoform X1, with the protein MATKFNLLRPRHDTLHLFTLSSPPRPAAKTLRAAFPSSSAASALSSSILPYGPSLHKGCPPFAIESTKCISNEGESTENSYTSLDERWFTRIFDISALRVPADLCYDLESRFRAHLLNWPRIKNIARVPGDEIDDELKRILPNSVDGAEGNLAALNYGKAERDGEPLNAVLYRDKLAGTISRPKKKKNRDDGEKRFVKGVGKNDMIFVEVIEEEDEDISRLLGDNIKRAKWRGSTRLLLLDVQYALKGIEELPESIKTVLKEHDVDGMTSAFELVKCKLTLFYDYWQMNEILEAVLPKGMTIPTSFEIVGHIAHLNLKDEHLPYKKVIAKVILDRNKRKIQTIVNKIDAIQNDYRSMELEVLAGNHSLATTVVENGLRFHVDLATVYWNSRLASERQRLLSCFTRNDVVCDVFAGVGPIAISAAKIVKHVYANDLNPSAVEYLERNCVLNKIKRKIEVYNMDGRRFIETVFSCQRTHSITQVIMNLANDASEFLDAFKGIFKENNRDKEFILPRIHVYGFSKALDPEFDFHERIRIALSEVAFEVEMRRVRLVAPGKWMLCASFILPERVAYAKAGPVS; encoded by the exons ATGGCGACCAAATTTAATCTGCTGCGGCCGCGCCACGACACTCTCCACTTATTCACTTTGTCTTCACCACCGCGCCCCGCCGCCAAAACCCTCCGTGCCGCTTTCCCCTCCTCCTCCGCTGCATCGGCTTTGTCCTCCTCAATTCTTCCCTATGGTCCTTCTCTTCATAAAGGATGCCCCCCATTTGCCATTGAATCAACAAAATGCATCTCCAACGAGGGTGAAAGTACAGAGAACAGTTACACATCACTGGACGAACGGTGGTTTACTCGAATATTTGATATTTCGGCTCTCAGAGTACCCGCAGACCTTTGCTACGACCTCGAAAGCCGATTCCGAGCCCACCTCCTCAACTGGCCTCGAATCAAGAACATTGCCAGAGTACCTGGAGATGAAATAGATGACGAACTTAAGAGAATTTTACCCAATTCGGTTGACGGAGCAGAGGGAAATCTAGCTGCATTGAATTACGGAAAAGCTGAGAGAGACGGGGAGCCCTTGAATGCGGTGCTGTACCGAGACAAGCTCGCTGGAACGATATCGAGgccaaagaagaagaaaaataggGATGATGGGGAGAAGCGATTCGTGAAAGGGGTTGGGAAGAACGATATGATATTCGTTGAGGTAATTGAAGAAGAGGACGAAGATATAAGTAGATTGCTAGGTGACAATATTAAGCGGGCAAAGTGGAGAGGTTCGACGAGGCTGCTACTTTTGGATGTGCAGTATGCTCTTAAAGGGATTGAGGAATTGCCCGAGTCTATCAAG ACAGTTTTGAAAGAACATGATGTGGATGGCATGACATCAGCTTTTGAACTAGTGAAGTGCAAGTTGACTTTGTTTTATGATTACTGGCAGATGAATGAG ATCTTGGAGGCTGTGCTTCCAAAAGGTATGACAATTCCGACGTCTTTTGAAATAGTTGGGCATATTGCACACCTGAATCTGAAAGATGAGCATCTTCCATATAAAAAAGTTATTGCAAAG GTCATTTTGGATAGGAACAAGCGAAAGATCCAAACAATAGTGAACAAAATCGATGCCATTCAGAATGACTACAGGAGTATGGAGCTTGAAGTTTTGGCCGGAAATCATTCTCTTGCGACAACAGTGGTGGAGAACGGGTTGCGATTTCATGTTGATTTAGCAACAGT ATATTGGAATTCAAGGCTGGCAAGTGAAAGGCAGAGACTTCTTAGTTGCTTCACACGCAATGATGTTGTTT GTGATGTTTTTGCTGGAGTTGGCCCCATTGCAATATCTGCCGCTAAAATAGTAAAGCATGTGTATGCTAATGATTTGAATCCTTCTGCTGTTGAGTATCTTGAAAGGAACTGCGTCCtcaataaaattaagagaaAGATAGAG GTTTACAACATGGATGGGAGAAGATTTATCGAAACAGTTTTTAGCTGCCAGAGAACTCATTCAATTACTCAAGTTATCATGAATTTGGCAAACGATGCATCTGAATTTCTTG ATGCTTTTAAGGGAATATTCAAAGAAAATAATAGGGACAAGGAGTTTATCCTGCCAAGAATTCATGTTTATGGTTTCTCAAAAGCTCTGGATCCAGAGTTTGACTTTCACGAG CGGATTAGAATTGCACTGTCAGAAGTAGCTTTTGAAGTGGAGATGCGCAGAGTTCGTCTAGTGGCCCCTGGGAAATGGATGTTATGTGCATCTTTCATACTGCCTGAAAGAGTTGCCTATGCAAAAGCAGGTCCAGTCTCGTGA
- the LOC140980070 gene encoding tRNA (guanine(37)-N(1))-methyltransferase 1-like isoform X2 encodes MATKFNLLRPRHDTLHLFTLSSPPRPAAKTLRAAFPSSSAASALSSSILPYGPSLHKGCPPFAIESTKCISNEGESTENSYTSLDERWFTRIFDISALRVPADLCYDLESRFRAHLLNWPRIKNIARVPGDEIDDELKRILPNSVDGAEGNLAALNYGKAERDGEPLNAVLYRDKLAGTISRPKKKKNRDDGEKRFVKGVGKNDMIFVEVIEEEDEDISRLLGDNIKRAKWRGSTRLLLLDVQYALKGIEELPESIKTVLKEHDVDGMTSAFELVKCKLTLFYDYWQMNEVILDRNKRKIQTIVNKIDAIQNDYRSMELEVLAGNHSLATTVVENGLRFHVDLATVYWNSRLASERQRLLSCFTRNDVVCDVFAGVGPIAISAAKIVKHVYANDLNPSAVEYLERNCVLNKIKRKIEVYNMDGRRFIETVFSCQRTHSITQVIMNLANDASEFLDAFKGIFKENNRDKEFILPRIHVYGFSKALDPEFDFHERIRIALSEVAFEVEMRRVRLVAPGKWMLCASFILPERVAYAKAGPVS; translated from the exons ATGGCGACCAAATTTAATCTGCTGCGGCCGCGCCACGACACTCTCCACTTATTCACTTTGTCTTCACCACCGCGCCCCGCCGCCAAAACCCTCCGTGCCGCTTTCCCCTCCTCCTCCGCTGCATCGGCTTTGTCCTCCTCAATTCTTCCCTATGGTCCTTCTCTTCATAAAGGATGCCCCCCATTTGCCATTGAATCAACAAAATGCATCTCCAACGAGGGTGAAAGTACAGAGAACAGTTACACATCACTGGACGAACGGTGGTTTACTCGAATATTTGATATTTCGGCTCTCAGAGTACCCGCAGACCTTTGCTACGACCTCGAAAGCCGATTCCGAGCCCACCTCCTCAACTGGCCTCGAATCAAGAACATTGCCAGAGTACCTGGAGATGAAATAGATGACGAACTTAAGAGAATTTTACCCAATTCGGTTGACGGAGCAGAGGGAAATCTAGCTGCATTGAATTACGGAAAAGCTGAGAGAGACGGGGAGCCCTTGAATGCGGTGCTGTACCGAGACAAGCTCGCTGGAACGATATCGAGgccaaagaagaagaaaaataggGATGATGGGGAGAAGCGATTCGTGAAAGGGGTTGGGAAGAACGATATGATATTCGTTGAGGTAATTGAAGAAGAGGACGAAGATATAAGTAGATTGCTAGGTGACAATATTAAGCGGGCAAAGTGGAGAGGTTCGACGAGGCTGCTACTTTTGGATGTGCAGTATGCTCTTAAAGGGATTGAGGAATTGCCCGAGTCTATCAAG ACAGTTTTGAAAGAACATGATGTGGATGGCATGACATCAGCTTTTGAACTAGTGAAGTGCAAGTTGACTTTGTTTTATGATTACTGGCAGATGAATGAG GTCATTTTGGATAGGAACAAGCGAAAGATCCAAACAATAGTGAACAAAATCGATGCCATTCAGAATGACTACAGGAGTATGGAGCTTGAAGTTTTGGCCGGAAATCATTCTCTTGCGACAACAGTGGTGGAGAACGGGTTGCGATTTCATGTTGATTTAGCAACAGT ATATTGGAATTCAAGGCTGGCAAGTGAAAGGCAGAGACTTCTTAGTTGCTTCACACGCAATGATGTTGTTT GTGATGTTTTTGCTGGAGTTGGCCCCATTGCAATATCTGCCGCTAAAATAGTAAAGCATGTGTATGCTAATGATTTGAATCCTTCTGCTGTTGAGTATCTTGAAAGGAACTGCGTCCtcaataaaattaagagaaAGATAGAG GTTTACAACATGGATGGGAGAAGATTTATCGAAACAGTTTTTAGCTGCCAGAGAACTCATTCAATTACTCAAGTTATCATGAATTTGGCAAACGATGCATCTGAATTTCTTG ATGCTTTTAAGGGAATATTCAAAGAAAATAATAGGGACAAGGAGTTTATCCTGCCAAGAATTCATGTTTATGGTTTCTCAAAAGCTCTGGATCCAGAGTTTGACTTTCACGAG CGGATTAGAATTGCACTGTCAGAAGTAGCTTTTGAAGTGGAGATGCGCAGAGTTCGTCTAGTGGCCCCTGGGAAATGGATGTTATGTGCATCTTTCATACTGCCTGAAAGAGTTGCCTATGCAAAAGCAGGTCCAGTCTCGTGA